In one window of Primulina tabacum isolate GXHZ01 chromosome 8, ASM2559414v2, whole genome shotgun sequence DNA:
- the LOC142554590 gene encoding uncharacterized protein LOC142554590: protein MRRIVSIDGTWLLKGKYDDTLLVASVQDEDFHQYHLAWAVVDVESIASWSWFLTKLLEVVVDEEDLVIISDRHSGIIAIVADVYKNAHHEFLDENDSLDQWTRAYSPRSRYQNASIASTTNFTPTIESILRERYNFGRGYQVYELGRLQFDVRSATNSDIGDLESKRCTFREFEIDKIPCSHEIAASYFCDVNFYSLCSEYYSVMIWSLAYSETIYHVLNQNEWPVDDMLVLPPVIKRIRGRKKQNRFSSVREFGRR, encoded by the exons ATGAGAAGAATCGTATCTATTGATGGTACATGGTTGTTGAAAGGAAAGTACGACGATACTTTACTTGTGGCCTCAGTACAAGATGAAGATTTTCATCAATATCATTTGGCTTGGGCTGTTGTTGATGTAGAATCCATTGCTTCATGGAGTTGGTTTTTGACGAAGCTCTTGGAAGTAGTGGTTGATGAGGAAGATTTGGTGATTATCTCAGACAGACATTCGGGCATCATTGCTATAGTTGCGGACGTTTACAAAAATGCACATCATG agtttttggatgaaaatgaTTCATTGGATCAATGGACTCGAGCATATAGCCCAAGATCTCG GTATCAAAATGCATCCATCGCATCAACAACAAATTTCACTCCAACTATTGAGTCGATTCTGCGTGAAAGGTATAATTTTGGTCGGGGATATCAAGTTTATGAGCTGGGCCGTCTTCAGTTCGATGTTCGAAGTGCTACAAACAGTGACATTGGGGATTTGGAATCGAAGAGATGTACCTTTAGAGAATTTGAGATTGACAAGATTCCATGTTCTCATGAAATTGCAGCGAGTTACTTTTGTGATGTTAATTTTTATTCCTTGTGCTCAGAGTATTATTCTGTTATGATATGGTCTTTAGCCTATTCTGAGACAATTTATCATGTTCTGAATCAGAACGAGTGGCCAGTTGATGATATGTTAGTATTGCCACCTGTGATCAAGAGAATACGtggaagaaaaaaacaaaatcgATTTTCATCTGTAAGAGAATTTGGTAGAAGATAG